Proteins from a genomic interval of Harpia harpyja isolate bHarHar1 chromosome 7, bHarHar1 primary haplotype, whole genome shotgun sequence:
- the LOC128144069 gene encoding translation initiation factor IF-2-like, which yields MPACPRAPPRRRRRFRRSPRPGQSTPAALPPQPTPARVPNRITPLPPAGSRHAAGLPRTDTAHHGGGAQRTAGVTAGGLRGRPLGGGGGGDRERPATTLTARPRGPRHAPPNPLPETPPVVATPRLAQAPPSSPLCRRDRGRGRGRGKGRGLLAAAGPAVGPARPWARPAPPGTRLLGQSCRQPAGPRAGPEPGSGGLPEGVEYIPTRKKGKNPMKPVGVAWAIGLPSGIILFLLAKREVDKNRLEQLKIRRKMMEANQGEYESERYKRVARGA from the exons ATGCCGGCCTGCCCGCGCGccccaccccgccgccgccgccgcttccgccGCTCGCCACGCCCTGGCCAATCCacgcccgccgccctcccgcctcagccaaCCCCGGCCCGCGTCCCCAACCGGATCACGCCCCTTCCGCCAGCAGG CTCCCGGCATGCAGCGGGGCTGCCGCGCACCGACACGGCCCACCATGGCGGCGGCGCTCAGCGGACTGCGGGGGTAACGGCGGGCGGGCTGAGGGGGCGgcccctgggcggggggggggggggggaccgggagCGTCCCGCCACCACCCTCACCGCACGGCCCCGCGGCCCCCGACACGCACCCCCCAACCCTCTCCCAGAGACGCCCCCAG TCGTGGCCACGCCCCGCTTGGCTCAGGCCCCGCCCTCGAGCCCCCTCTGCCGCCGGgacaggggcaggggcaggggtagGGGTAAGGGCAGGG GGCTGCTGGCGGCAGCAGGGCCAGCAGTGGGTCCTGCCAGGCCCTGGGCCCGGCCAGCCCCCCCGGGCACACGGCTCCTCGGGCAGAGCTGCCGCCAGCCGGCAGGGCCACGGGCCGGCCCGGAGCCTGGCAGCGGGGGGCTCCCCGAGGGAGTGGAGTACATCCCCACACGCAAGAAGGGCAAGAACCCGATGAAGCCGGTGGGGGTGGCCTG GGCCATTGGATTGCCCTCCGgcatcatcctcttcctcctggccAAGCGGGAAGTTGATAAAAACCGTCTGGAGCAGCTCAAAATCCGCCGAAAGATGATGGAAGCCAACCAGGGCGAGTACGAGTCGGAGCGATACAAGAGGGTGGCCAGGGGGGCATAG